From the genome of Cytobacillus firmus, one region includes:
- a CDS encoding L,D-transpeptidase — translation MLKFAAAAILFFSLSPIWPLGLNPLPGDPFLIVNKRTNEVAFVQNHKVQNVISAATGKTDDLTPEGLFTVTVKAADPYYRKKDIKGGDPRNPLGTRWIGFDAENTDGRIYGIHGTNDPSSIGRYVSNGCIRLQNEAVESLYESVPLGTKILVVTSAKSFDELGRDYGAIKKDN, via the coding sequence ATGCTGAAGTTTGCTGCAGCGGCCATCCTGTTTTTTTCACTTTCCCCAATCTGGCCATTGGGACTTAATCCGCTGCCTGGAGATCCATTTCTGATTGTCAATAAACGCACAAATGAAGTAGCGTTTGTACAGAATCATAAAGTGCAGAATGTCATCTCAGCTGCAACCGGGAAAACGGATGACCTTACACCGGAAGGGCTGTTCACTGTGACTGTAAAGGCAGCTGATCCTTACTACAGAAAAAAGGACATAAAAGGCGGTGACCCCCGGAATCCGCTCGGCACAAGGTGGATTGGGTTTGACGCAGAAAATACTGATGGCAGAATCTATGGCATTCACGGGACGAACGATCCTTCGTCCATCGGCAGATATGTCTCCAATGGATGTATCAGATTGCAGAATGAGGCAGTCGAGTCTCTATACGAATCCGTGCCGCTTGGAACAAAAATCTTAGTAGTCACCTCAGCTAAGAGCTTTGACGAACTTGGAAGAGATTACGGCGCCATAAAAAAAGATAATTGA
- the scpA gene encoding methylmalonyl-CoA mutase, with the protein MANKPDFKSLDIHKVKQSAKDDWKRKAEEEINSSIDHLLFETNERIKIKPLYTNEDLKDMEHLNDKPGLPPYTRGPYSTMYVNRPWTVRQYAGFSTAEESNAFYRRNLAMGQKGLSVAFDLATHRGYDSDHPRVEGDVGKAGVAIDSILDMKTLFDGIPLDQMSVSMTMNGAVLPVMAFYIVTAEEQGVSQEKLSGTIQNDILKEYMVRNTYIYPPEMSMKIIADIFEYTSKYMPKFNSISISGYHMQEAGAPADIELAYTLADGLEYVRTGLKAGIDIDSFAPRLSFFWAIGMNYFMEVAKMRAARYIWAKMMKTFEPVNPKSMALRTHSQTSGWSLTEQDPFNNVTRTLIEAHAAAMGHTQSLHTNALDEAIALPTDFSARIARNTQLYLQEETGITNVIDPWGGSYYVEALTDQLIKRAWEHIEEIENLGGMARAIETGLPKMRIEEAAARRQAQIDSGKETIIGVNKYRLEKEEPIDILDIDNTAVRLKQIEKLERLKASRDNEKVAEALEAITKAAESGEGNLLELAVNAARVRATLGEISEAIEKVASRHKAIIRSISGVYSSAFSNEKEIAEVKQMTDEFLENEGRRPRILIAKMGQDGHDRGAKVISTAFADLGFDVDIGPLFQTPEETALQAVENDVHVIGISSLAAGHKTLLPQLAAELKKLDREDIIVVIGGVIPAQDYQYLYEHGASAIFGPGTVIPVAAQKVIREIYSRLGYEEVTR; encoded by the coding sequence ATGGCCAATAAACCAGATTTTAAAAGCCTGGATATTCATAAAGTAAAACAATCAGCAAAGGATGACTGGAAAAGAAAAGCGGAGGAAGAAATCAATTCATCCATCGATCATCTTCTCTTTGAAACAAATGAGAGAATAAAAATAAAGCCGCTATACACAAATGAAGACCTAAAAGATATGGAGCATTTAAACGATAAGCCGGGGCTTCCTCCATATACAAGGGGGCCTTATTCAACCATGTATGTGAACAGGCCCTGGACTGTCCGTCAATATGCCGGATTTTCTACTGCAGAGGAAAGCAATGCTTTCTACCGCCGCAATCTTGCCATGGGGCAAAAGGGTTTATCAGTCGCTTTTGATCTTGCCACCCATAGAGGCTATGATTCTGATCATCCAAGAGTCGAAGGGGATGTAGGGAAAGCTGGCGTGGCCATTGATTCCATCCTGGACATGAAGACACTGTTTGATGGGATCCCTTTAGATCAAATGTCTGTATCCATGACGATGAATGGCGCAGTTTTGCCTGTTATGGCTTTTTATATTGTCACAGCGGAAGAGCAGGGAGTAAGCCAGGAGAAGCTTTCGGGAACGATCCAGAATGATATTTTAAAAGAATATATGGTGCGCAACACCTATATTTATCCGCCGGAAATGTCTATGAAGATCATTGCCGACATATTTGAATATACATCAAAATACATGCCGAAATTCAATAGCATCAGCATCTCAGGATATCATATGCAGGAAGCGGGTGCACCAGCTGATATTGAGCTTGCCTATACGCTCGCAGATGGACTTGAATACGTAAGAACCGGACTTAAAGCCGGAATCGATATTGATTCCTTTGCACCGAGACTCTCGTTTTTCTGGGCTATCGGCATGAACTACTTTATGGAAGTGGCAAAAATGAGGGCAGCCCGCTACATTTGGGCAAAAATGATGAAGACCTTCGAACCCGTTAATCCAAAATCAATGGCGCTTAGAACGCATTCTCAAACCTCAGGCTGGAGCTTGACCGAGCAGGACCCATTCAATAATGTAACAAGGACTCTTATTGAAGCACATGCAGCAGCGATGGGGCATACTCAATCTCTTCATACGAATGCATTGGACGAAGCCATCGCATTGCCGACGGATTTTTCAGCCCGTATAGCGAGAAATACACAACTGTACCTTCAGGAGGAAACAGGTATCACCAATGTAATTGATCCATGGGGCGGTTCTTATTATGTAGAAGCACTAACAGATCAGTTAATTAAGCGAGCCTGGGAGCATATTGAGGAAATCGAGAATCTTGGCGGAATGGCCAGGGCAATTGAGACAGGATTGCCAAAAATGAGAATCGAAGAAGCTGCTGCCAGAAGGCAGGCACAAATCGATTCCGGAAAAGAAACCATTATTGGTGTCAATAAATACAGGCTGGAAAAAGAAGAGCCGATTGACATTCTGGACATCGACAACACAGCTGTACGATTAAAGCAAATCGAAAAGCTGGAGCGGCTAAAGGCCTCCCGCGATAATGAGAAAGTTGCTGAGGCCCTGGAGGCTATTACAAAAGCTGCTGAATCAGGGGAAGGTAACCTTCTTGAGCTTGCAGTAAATGCAGCACGGGTTAGAGCCACTCTTGGCGAAATTTCCGAAGCAATTGAAAAAGTGGCCAGCCGCCATAAAGCGATTATTCGTTCAATCAGCGGCGTTTATAGTTCTGCTTTTTCAAATGAAAAAGAAATTGCAGAAGTAAAGCAGATGACAGATGAATTCCTTGAAAATGAAGGAAGAAGACCGCGGATTCTGATTGCCAAGATGGGGCAGGATGGCCATGACAGGGGAGCAAAAGTCATTTCAACAGCCTTTGCTGATCTTGGTTTTGATGTTGATATCGGCCCTCTGTTCCAGACTCCGGAAGAAACAGCTCTTCAGGCGGTCGAAAATGACGTTCATGTCATTGGCATCAGTTCACTTGCAGCAGGCCATAAGACCCTTCTGCCGCAGCTTGCTGCTGAACTGAAGAAACTGGATAGGGAAGATATTATTGTAGTCATCGGCGGGGTAATTCCGGCGCAGGATTATCAATATTTATATGAGCATGGTGCCTCTGCCATTTTTGGCCCGGGGACCGTCATTCCAGTGGCTGCCCAAAAGGTCATCAGAGAGATATACAGCCGTCTCGGGTACGAGGAAGTGACCCGGTAA
- a CDS encoding amino acid ABC transporter permease, whose protein sequence is MNLDFQQFIPSLPYILKGIGVTLQIVSMAGILGFVLGIILSFFKISKFKFLGWIADAYTSVFRGTPLVLQLMLIYYGSPQLIGYKIDPSTAAVLSFGLNSAAYISEIIRAGILAVDKGQSEAAMALGVPYRPAMMDIILPQAMKNILPALMNEFITLTKESAIVTVIGVTDVMRRAYIVGGEKFSYFEPILIAGLIYYIMVMVLTVLGKGIERRMRRSD, encoded by the coding sequence GTGAATCTGGATTTTCAGCAGTTCATTCCCTCCCTTCCATATATACTTAAAGGCATTGGCGTCACGCTGCAAATTGTGTCTATGGCAGGCATACTGGGTTTTGTATTAGGTATTATTCTATCATTCTTTAAAATTAGCAAATTTAAATTTCTTGGCTGGATTGCAGATGCCTATACATCCGTTTTTAGGGGAACACCTCTTGTTCTTCAGCTGATGCTTATCTATTATGGGTCACCCCAGCTGATCGGATATAAAATTGATCCTTCCACAGCTGCCGTCCTGTCTTTTGGGCTTAATTCAGCGGCCTATATCTCGGAGATCATCAGGGCGGGAATCCTGGCGGTGGATAAAGGCCAAAGTGAAGCGGCAATGGCACTGGGCGTTCCATACAGGCCGGCCATGATGGATATCATACTTCCGCAGGCAATGAAAAACATTTTGCCTGCATTAATGAACGAGTTTATTACTCTTACAAAAGAGTCTGCGATCGTAACAGTCATTGGAGTAACAGACGTGATGCGCCGGGCTTACATCGTGGGAGGCGAAAAGTTTTCCTACTTCGAACCGATACTGATTGCCGGGCTGATTTATTACATTATGGTAATGGTCCTGACTGTTCTTGGAAAAGGAATTGAAAGGAGAATGAGACGCAGTGATTAA
- a CDS encoding aromatic acid exporter family protein has protein sequence MKYRIGYRTIKTAVGTSISIMIAQMLQLDNFVSAGILTILCIKVTKKKSLRASWDRFFACLLAMAFSSLFFEGIAYHPLVIGLLLLFFIPAAVMAKASDGIVTSSVIILHIYSAGEVSKDLLLNELGIIIVGIGVALIANLYMPSLESKLKEYRLEIEENFKVIFDEIVRYLRTHESSWDGREITETMEMIDEAKALAFRDVENHFRRDENLYYHYFKMREKQFEIIERVLPSVTSIALPVEQGEMIADFIEELSEHIHPGNTALLFLEKLYRMKVSFENMELPKTREEFEARAALLHFVKEMEQYLIIKSSFKGLKDKEMNQSGTGEAN, from the coding sequence ATGAAATACAGAATTGGCTACCGGACAATCAAGACTGCAGTGGGGACTTCCATCAGCATCATGATTGCACAGATGCTGCAGCTTGATAATTTTGTTTCTGCAGGAATCCTGACTATATTATGCATAAAAGTCACAAAGAAAAAATCACTCCGGGCTTCATGGGACCGATTTTTTGCCTGTCTGCTGGCAATGGCGTTTTCATCTTTGTTTTTTGAGGGCATTGCTTACCACCCGCTTGTAATCGGACTGCTGCTGCTGTTTTTTATTCCGGCAGCTGTCATGGCAAAGGCCAGCGATGGAATTGTAACAAGCTCAGTTATAATTTTGCATATTTATTCTGCAGGAGAGGTTTCAAAGGACCTCTTGCTGAATGAATTGGGCATAATTATTGTCGGAATCGGTGTTGCACTAATCGCAAACCTTTACATGCCGAGCCTGGAATCGAAGCTTAAGGAATATAGACTTGAAATAGAAGAAAACTTTAAGGTGATCTTTGACGAAATCGTGAGGTATTTGCGGACCCATGAAAGCAGCTGGGACGGCAGAGAAATTACTGAAACAATGGAAATGATCGACGAGGCAAAAGCGCTGGCCTTCAGGGATGTTGAAAATCACTTTCGAAGAGATGAAAATTTATATTATCATTATTTCAAAATGAGGGAAAAACAATTTGAAATTATTGAGAGGGTACTTCCAAGTGTTACTTCCATTGCACTTCCTGTTGAACAGGGAGAGATGATCGCTGATTTTATTGAAGAATTATCGGAACATATCCACCCGGGCAATACGGCCCTGCTATTCCTGGAGAAATTGTACCGTATGAAGGTTTCTTTTGAAAATATGGAGCTCCCCAAAACGAGGGAGGAATTTGAAGCACGTGCTGCACTGCTTCACTTTGTAAAAGAAATGGAACAGTATTTAATTATTAAGAGCTCTTTTAAAGGGTTAAAGGATAAGGAAATGAATCAAAGCGGGACTGGAGAAGCAAACTAA
- a CDS encoding amino acid ABC transporter ATP-binding protein produces the protein MIKVENLHKHFGKLEVLKGISTNIQDGEVVAVIGPSGSGKSTFLRCINLLELPTDGRIMINGQDITDKSTNIMKVRQNVGMVFQHFHLFPHKTALQNLTYAPMKVRGLSKSEAEKTGLELLEKVGLSAKAHEYPNRLSGGQKQRVAIARALAMQPEVMLFDEPTSALDPEMVKEVLDVMKNLAHTGMTMAIVTHEMGFAREVADRVLFLDGGVLVEDSSPEEFFSNPKSERARDFLQKML, from the coding sequence GTGATTAAAGTGGAAAATTTGCATAAGCATTTCGGTAAACTTGAAGTTCTTAAAGGAATTTCAACCAATATTCAAGATGGCGAAGTAGTGGCTGTAATAGGTCCGTCCGGTTCCGGGAAGTCTACATTCCTCCGCTGCATCAATCTTCTGGAATTGCCAACAGACGGCAGGATCATGATTAATGGGCAGGACATTACGGATAAAAGCACGAACATAATGAAAGTGCGCCAAAATGTGGGGATGGTGTTTCAGCATTTTCATTTATTCCCCCATAAAACTGCCCTGCAAAACCTGACCTATGCACCGATGAAGGTTAGGGGATTATCAAAATCGGAAGCCGAGAAAACAGGGCTCGAGCTTTTGGAGAAGGTAGGGTTATCTGCTAAAGCACACGAATACCCCAATCGTTTATCCGGGGGGCAGAAACAAAGGGTTGCGATTGCAAGAGCTCTTGCCATGCAGCCTGAAGTTATGCTTTTTGATGAGCCAACATCTGCTCTTGACCCGGAAATGGTGAAAGAAGTGCTGGACGTTATGAAGAATTTAGCACATACTGGCATGACAATGGCGATTGTTACCCATGAAATGGGCTTTGCCCGTGAAGTGGCAGACAGGGTGCTGTTCCTCGATGGCGGTGTGCTTGTAGAGGATTCTTCGCCTGAAGAATTTTTTTCTAATCCTAAGAGTGAACGTGCAAGGGATTTCTTGCAAAAAATGCTATAA
- a CDS encoding BrxA/BrxB family bacilliredoxin: protein MNMDFNLFMNDVVRQARQEITHAGFTELTAPEEVDEALNKKGTTLVMVNSVCGCAGGIARPAAMHSLHYDKRPDHLVTVFAGQDKEATEKARSYFTGYPPSSPSFALLKDGELCTMIERHEIEGHEPMAVVQKLQDAFEKYCEEV from the coding sequence TTGAATATGGATTTTAATTTATTTATGAATGATGTTGTCAGGCAGGCGCGTCAGGAAATAACGCATGCCGGCTTTACGGAATTAACGGCACCTGAAGAAGTGGATGAGGCCCTTAATAAGAAGGGAACTACACTTGTGATGGTGAACTCTGTCTGCGGATGTGCGGGCGGAATTGCACGTCCTGCAGCCATGCATTCCCTGCATTATGATAAGCGCCCTGACCATTTGGTAACGGTATTTGCCGGACAGGATAAAGAAGCAACCGAAAAAGCAAGATCTTACTTCACAGGTTATCCGCCATCATCACCATCTTTTGCACTTCTCAAAGACGGTGAGCTATGCACGATGATCGAGCGCCACGAAATCGAAGGCCATGAGCCTATGGCAGTAGTCCAGAAACTGCAAGATGCCTTTGAGAAATATTGCGAAGAAGTTTAA
- a CDS encoding dihydrolipoamide acetyltransferase family protein, giving the protein MAIEQIKMPQLGESVTEGTISKWLVSVGDKVNKYDPLAEVMTDKVNAEVPSSFTGVIKELIAEEGETYEVGQVILTIETEGGGETAQDAPAETKAEDKTTAAPSASAPSAPAAPVKAADAPKGVRYSPAVLRLSQEHGIDLNQVTGTGGGGRITRKDLMKIIESGDIPTAAAAAAAPEKTEAPAPEAAPAPSQPAASKQAAPAPNVPVMPGDVEIPVTGVRKAIAANMLRSKHEAPHAWTMMEVDVTNLVEYRNSIKGEFKQKEGFNITFFAFFVKAVAQALKEFPQINSMWAGDKIIQKKDINISIAVATDDALFVPVIKAADEKTIKGIGREINDLALKVRTGKLTSAEMQGGTFTVNNTGSFGSVQSMGIINYPQAAILQVESIVKRPVVMNNGMIAVRDMVNLCMSLDHRVLDGLVCGRFLQRVKEILENTSKENTSIY; this is encoded by the coding sequence GTGGCTATTGAACAAATAAAAATGCCCCAGCTTGGGGAAAGTGTTACAGAAGGTACAATCAGCAAATGGCTGGTTTCCGTTGGAGATAAAGTAAATAAATATGATCCGCTTGCTGAAGTAATGACTGACAAAGTAAACGCGGAAGTACCGTCCTCTTTCACTGGTGTAATCAAAGAATTGATTGCAGAAGAAGGCGAAACGTATGAAGTCGGCCAGGTGATTTTGACAATCGAAACCGAAGGCGGCGGGGAAACTGCTCAAGATGCGCCAGCAGAGACAAAAGCGGAGGATAAGACTACGGCTGCACCTTCAGCCTCAGCGCCTTCTGCACCAGCGGCACCTGTTAAAGCAGCGGATGCTCCAAAAGGAGTCCGTTATTCACCTGCAGTCTTAAGGCTTTCTCAAGAGCATGGAATCGACTTGAACCAGGTGACAGGTACTGGCGGCGGCGGACGCATCACCCGTAAAGATCTTATGAAGATCATTGAGTCCGGAGATATTCCAACTGCTGCAGCGGCTGCGGCTGCACCGGAAAAGACAGAAGCGCCAGCACCGGAAGCTGCACCTGCACCTTCCCAGCCTGCTGCATCCAAACAGGCGGCGCCAGCACCTAATGTACCGGTTATGCCAGGTGATGTTGAAATCCCTGTTACCGGAGTGCGTAAGGCGATTGCTGCCAATATGCTCCGCAGTAAACATGAAGCACCTCATGCCTGGACAATGATGGAAGTGGATGTTACAAATCTTGTTGAGTACCGCAACAGCATTAAAGGGGAGTTTAAGCAAAAAGAGGGCTTCAATATTACATTCTTTGCTTTCTTCGTAAAAGCAGTTGCACAGGCCCTTAAGGAATTCCCGCAGATTAATTCCATGTGGGCAGGAGATAAGATCATCCAGAAGAAGGATATTAATATATCCATTGCAGTTGCAACAGATGACGCGTTATTCGTTCCTGTCATCAAAGCTGCTGATGAAAAAACGATTAAAGGTATTGGCCGTGAAATAAATGATCTTGCCTTAAAAGTACGTACAGGAAAACTGACTTCTGCTGAAATGCAGGGTGGAACTTTCACTGTAAATAATACCGGATCATTCGGTTCCGTACAGTCCATGGGCATTATCAATTATCCGCAGGCTGCAATTCTTCAGGTTGAATCCATTGTGAAACGTCCTGTTGTCATGAACAATGGCATGATCGCTGTCCGTGATATGGTTAACCTTTGCATGTCACTTGATCACCGTGTACTTGACGGTCTGGTATGCGGACGCTTCCTGCAGCGCGTAAAGGAAATTCTGGAGAACACATCCAAAGAAAATACATCTATTTATTAA
- a CDS encoding methylmalonyl-CoA mutase family protein, translated as MSLKKMIEEKFPQQTNEDWEQSAEKALKGKSLETLSRNTYENIKLKPLYSREDLTEIPLSQYPGAEDFRRGSYAAGYLGEEWKVAQKVSASASEELAEKLLAAVAKGQTALAFQPEQLTNPEKISIAVGELYKKYPFSVDAAQSHRQLIEELGRLSESEKITGYIAADPLAIAAADKMNDRSIDELYENLNETANSAAEHMPSLKTIMVNTAVYHNGGANGVQELAFALAAGVNHLQYFLGKGKKIEEILSKMLFKFAVGSNFFMEIAKLRAAKVLWGKVAEVYGAERDSKKIVISAETSSFTKSAYDPYVNVLRAGNEAFAAVLGGVQFLHVSPYNEPEGAHSPFSDRIARNTQLILMEEAHLLKVSDPAGGSWYVEHLTNELIDKAWELFLEIEELGGMAEALQTGWVQSQISQVHEKKQKDVHTRKQSIIGTNIYANPDEKPLQIEAETIENSKSVIKPIPQVRLPESFEGLRSLSERLKEKGIRPQAGLICLGELKNHKARADFIAGFLAPGGVEAVRSGSVVNPEDAKAFIQETNCRHYFICGSNDQYDSMAVPLIKQLKEAFPSAAIYLAGLPEERKRDEFKGAGIRGYIHMKSDCYETLLKMLNEMEVANNGQ; from the coding sequence ATGTCATTAAAGAAAATGATTGAAGAAAAATTCCCGCAGCAGACTAATGAAGATTGGGAACAGAGTGCAGAAAAAGCTCTTAAAGGGAAATCCTTAGAAACATTATCACGAAATACATATGAAAACATAAAATTGAAACCGCTTTATTCCAGAGAGGACCTGACCGAAATCCCGTTATCCCAATATCCGGGTGCAGAAGACTTCAGAAGGGGTTCATACGCTGCCGGATACCTGGGAGAGGAATGGAAGGTTGCACAGAAGGTTAGTGCTTCAGCTTCTGAAGAGCTGGCAGAAAAACTCCTTGCTGCTGTTGCGAAGGGTCAGACAGCGCTGGCTTTCCAGCCAGAACAGCTGACAAATCCAGAGAAGATCAGCATCGCTGTTGGAGAACTTTATAAAAAATATCCTTTCAGTGTGGATGCCGCTCAAAGTCACCGTCAATTAATAGAAGAACTTGGGAGATTAAGTGAAAGCGAAAAAATCACAGGATATATTGCAGCAGACCCGCTTGCCATTGCTGCTGCAGACAAAATGAACGATCGCTCAATCGATGAGCTTTACGAAAATTTGAATGAAACGGCCAATTCGGCAGCTGAACATATGCCAAGCCTGAAAACCATCATGGTGAATACTGCTGTTTATCACAATGGCGGCGCAAATGGCGTCCAGGAACTTGCTTTTGCACTGGCTGCAGGAGTAAATCACCTGCAGTATTTTCTTGGAAAAGGCAAAAAAATCGAAGAAATTCTATCCAAAATGCTATTCAAGTTTGCTGTTGGCTCAAACTTTTTTATGGAGATTGCCAAGCTTCGTGCGGCAAAGGTTTTATGGGGCAAGGTTGCAGAAGTATATGGAGCTGAGAGAGACAGTAAAAAAATAGTCATTTCAGCAGAAACATCCTCCTTTACTAAGTCAGCTTATGATCCTTATGTTAATGTGCTGAGAGCAGGGAATGAAGCATTTGCAGCAGTATTGGGAGGAGTCCAATTCCTGCATGTCAGTCCGTATAATGAACCGGAAGGAGCACATTCTCCTTTTTCAGACCGAATTGCCCGAAACACCCAGCTCATTCTAATGGAGGAAGCGCATCTGCTGAAGGTCTCTGACCCGGCGGGCGGCTCCTGGTATGTGGAGCATCTGACGAATGAACTGATTGATAAAGCCTGGGAACTTTTCCTTGAGATAGAAGAGCTGGGAGGAATGGCTGAAGCCCTCCAGACAGGGTGGGTTCAGAGTCAGATTTCTCAAGTTCATGAAAAGAAGCAGAAAGATGTTCATACTAGAAAACAAAGTATCATTGGAACAAATATTTATGCTAACCCTGATGAAAAGCCGCTTCAAATAGAGGCCGAAACCATTGAAAACAGCAAGAGTGTTATCAAGCCAATCCCGCAGGTTCGGCTTCCAGAGTCCTTCGAAGGTTTGCGGAGTTTATCGGAAAGATTAAAGGAAAAGGGGATACGTCCTCAAGCAGGACTAATCTGTCTGGGAGAATTGAAGAATCATAAGGCCCGTGCTGATTTTATTGCAGGCTTCCTCGCACCCGGAGGGGTTGAGGCAGTCAGAAGCGGCTCAGTAGTGAACCCGGAAGATGCTAAAGCATTTATCCAAGAAACAAATTGCAGGCATTATTTTATTTGCGGATCAAACGACCAATATGACAGTATGGCTGTTCCTTTAATTAAACAACTGAAAGAAGCTTTCCCATCAGCTGCAATCTATTTAGCCGGCCTTCCTGAAGAGAGAAAAAGGGATGAATTTAAAGGTGCTGGAATCAGAGGATACATTCACATGAAAAGCGATTGCTATGAAACTCTCTTGAAGATGCTGAACGAGATGGAGGTGGCAAACAATGGCCAATAA
- a CDS encoding transporter substrate-binding domain-containing protein yields MKKVIMIALSMLLVGLLAACGTSEEDGKSGSGESSDKKVLTMGTSADYPPFEYVDSAKGEEIIGFDVDLAKAIAEKLGYEIQVKDMDFNGLIPALETSQVDFVLAGMTPTEERKENVDFSDVYYTASHMIVSKKGSGIESLEDLDGKTIGVQLASIQADKAEEIAETVDMTVENRNRIPELIQEIMAGRFDAAMIEDTVAKGYFEKNKDLAGFTIEEDETEAGSAIAFPKGSELTEEFNAELLKMKENGELEELIVKWFDNK; encoded by the coding sequence ATGAAAAAAGTGATCATGATTGCTTTAAGCATGCTTTTAGTTGGTTTATTAGCTGCATGCGGGACTAGTGAAGAAGATGGAAAAAGCGGCTCTGGAGAAAGCTCAGATAAAAAGGTTTTAACAATGGGTACGTCAGCGGATTATCCGCCATTTGAATATGTAGATTCAGCAAAAGGGGAAGAAATCATCGGCTTTGATGTTGATTTGGCCAAAGCGATTGCTGAAAAATTGGGCTATGAAATCCAAGTGAAGGATATGGACTTTAACGGACTGATCCCTGCACTGGAAACGAGCCAGGTTGATTTTGTTTTAGCGGGTATGACTCCTACTGAAGAGCGTAAAGAAAACGTAGATTTCAGCGATGTATATTATACAGCGAGCCACATGATTGTTTCTAAAAAAGGCAGCGGAATTGAATCATTGGAAGATTTAGACGGAAAAACAATAGGTGTGCAGCTTGCTTCCATTCAGGCAGATAAGGCAGAAGAAATTGCTGAAACAGTTGATATGACTGTGGAAAACCGCAACCGAATCCCTGAGTTAATTCAGGAAATCATGGCAGGCCGATTTGATGCTGCCATGATTGAAGACACAGTTGCAAAAGGATATTTTGAAAAAAATAAAGACCTGGCCGGTTTCACAATTGAAGAAGATGAAACAGAGGCAGGCTCTGCCATTGCTTTTCCTAAAGGCAGTGAATTAACTGAAGAATTCAATGCAGAGCTTTTGAAGATGAAAGAAAACGGTGAATTGGAAGAATTGATCGTAAAATGGTTTGATAACAAATAA
- the meaB gene encoding methylmalonyl Co-A mutase-associated GTPase MeaB, giving the protein MTEDKKPEWFDEEKAEDFTSTVRSGVDSGEPKQKFEKIGRFQKKSASLPDLDVLEEGILSGSRTVLARAITLIESNAEHHFRHAQELLHRLLPHSGRSLRIGITGVPGAGKSTFIESFGTYLCDAGLKTAVLAVDPSSSLSGGSILGDKTRMEQLSRNPRAFIRPSPSAGKLGGVHRKTRETMLLCEAAGFDVILVETVGVGQSEVIVREMVDFFMLLTLTGAGDELQGMKKGIMELADAVIVNKADGSNKKLAEKTKAEYNRILHFLQPATKGWQTKAYTCSSVFHEGISEIWNVIKTFENTAKTSGVFEERRRLQTKQWIHSMILDQLQFSFFYHPDIKPLLPKIENEVIAGNRTVTSAVEELFNVYTKR; this is encoded by the coding sequence ATGACTGAGGATAAAAAACCGGAATGGTTTGATGAAGAAAAGGCAGAAGATTTTACAAGCACCGTGCGCAGTGGTGTGGATTCAGGTGAGCCGAAGCAGAAATTCGAGAAAATAGGCAGGTTTCAAAAAAAATCTGCCTCTCTGCCGGATCTTGACGTTCTTGAAGAAGGAATCTTGAGTGGCAGCAGAACTGTTCTTGCAAGAGCGATCACTCTGATTGAAAGTAACGCAGAGCATCATTTTCGCCATGCACAGGAACTCCTGCACAGGCTCCTGCCTCATTCAGGGCGATCGCTCAGGATCGGGATAACCGGAGTGCCGGGGGCAGGAAAGAGCACGTTCATTGAATCTTTTGGGACATATCTATGTGATGCGGGTTTAAAAACAGCTGTTCTTGCCGTTGATCCGAGCTCAAGCTTGAGCGGCGGCAGCATCCTTGGCGATAAAACAAGAATGGAGCAGCTATCAAGAAACCCGCGTGCTTTCATAAGACCTTCTCCTTCAGCCGGGAAACTGGGAGGTGTCCACAGAAAAACAAGAGAGACCATGCTGCTGTGTGAAGCAGCAGGCTTTGATGTTATTCTCGTTGAAACCGTCGGTGTGGGACAAAGTGAAGTCATTGTCAGGGAAATGGTGGATTTCTTTATGCTTTTAACACTGACTGGGGCAGGGGATGAACTGCAGGGAATGAAAAAAGGCATTATGGAACTGGCTGATGCGGTAATTGTCAATAAAGCCGATGGAAGCAATAAAAAATTGGCCGAAAAAACAAAAGCAGAGTATAACCGTATCCTTCACTTTCTTCAGCCAGCTACTAAAGGATGGCAAACGAAAGCTTATACCTGCTCATCTGTCTTTCATGAAGGCATCTCTGAGATCTGGAATGTGATCAAAACGTTTGAAAATACGGCAAAGACATCAGGAGTTTTTGAAGAAAGAAGAAGGCTCCAGACAAAACAATGGATACATTCTATGATTCTGGATCAGCTCCAATTCAGCTTTTTTTATCATCCTGACATAAAACCGCTTCTTCCAAAAATAGAGAACGAGGTCATCGCAGGGAACAGGACGGTTACATCTGCAGTTGAAGAATTGTTTAATGTTTATACAAAAAGATAG